The following proteins are encoded in a genomic region of Phaeodactylum tricornutum CCAP 1055/1 chromosome 1, whole genome shotgun sequence:
- a CDS encoding predicted protein, whose protein sequence is MTDTAVIHDDPSGTNNDDDAVTEHGDSGISHLPKKEAPDGKIYFSYSEIHATITSLVPQLEAFQPTLMIAIGGGGFIPARILRTQLKVPIVAVSLELYDDNTNSIRETGVQCLQWFDVSEKPGSFAQNGNVLIVDEVDDSRTTLQFCVEQVLQRCSPKRIAVAVVHNKLKVKKGVLPSHVEYFAGADVPDKWNCYPWDAAAYGRDIETHEALSRECSGLPK, encoded by the coding sequence ATGACAGACACGGCCGTAATCCACGATGATCCGAGTGGCACGaacaacgatgacgacgctgTCACTGAGCACGGTGACAGTGGTATCAGCCACCTTCCCAAGAAAGAAGCACCTGATGGCAAGATATATTTCAGCTACTCCGAAATTCACGCCACCATCACTTCTCTCGTTCCTCAGCTCGAAGCATTCCAACCCACACTCATGATTGCgattggcggcggcggattCATTCCAGCACGGATACTGCGGACGCAGCTTAAAGTGCCCATTGTGGCTGTTAGTCTCGAGCTGTATGATGACAATACTAATTCTATTCGTGAAACGGGCGTCCAGTGTTTGCAATGGTTCGACGTGTCCGAAAAACCGGGCTCGTTCGCCCAGAACGGCAACGTCCTCATCGTGGATGAAGTAGACGACAGCCGAACCACGCTACAATTTTGCGTCGAACAAGTCTTACAGCGGTGTTCACCGAAACGTATTGCCGTCGCGGTCGTTCACAACAAGCTCAAGGTCAAAAAAGGCGTCCTACCGAGCCATGTGGAGTACTTTGCCGGCGCCGACGTCCCCGACAAATGGAACTGCTATCCATGGGACGCAGCCGCCTACGGACGGGATATTGAAACACACGAAGCGCTATCTCGTGAATGCTCCGGTCTACCCAAGTAG
- a CDS encoding predicted protein, giving the protein MSLVAQQLETHKRLQAARQELWRLYLPNFLCPYREFVLDPSLQFWTIVVTLALPKRWDFSISRISQTLFIRPTLATLRFFSKDPDGEDLLVTAGKELLHPVAPRPLHFQPPSDIQSALSGVAAFVLSVVADVIGAFMDPVKMKKWFSAMSAFRAYLQASGVGAELEESLIKPLWRGRLLDNLKILNDCQEILDEDRTKLANDLDSEVSSEDLVVGCSMMRFATAAYGVEMVRSAIDREANYEHVNSERKAIAFHCNIPTEDVKYIYIQPGDEMHTMRHFIAVDEKTKSVVLAIRGTLSISGALADMQAMDFDFCGGKAHMGIAEQANLLWQKTGQRLRRIASAYSEEYRIIFTGHSLGGGAACLLHVKVHTENLLPTRQVYCYGFAPPPTYCKGSTPSPGLEMAVKNCVCFVHDNDCVPLLSVASIRRLACLMDAVDNCTENLWFTTRFRIFWEFVKVPGDIVKTVCSVKHDSKAVVGESAMVIPARCIVWMKKTLSGRFEALACSSKAMASMNIFVCQDMIADHMPEQYEDALDSLVARRFQEQL; this is encoded by the coding sequence ATGTCGTTAGTGGCGCAACAGCTGGAGACGCACAAGCGACTGCAAGCCGCGCGACAGGAACTATGGAGACTATATCTGCCAAACTTTCTGTGTCCCTACCGCGAGTTCGTATTAGACCCTAGCCTTCAGTTCTGGACTATCGTTGTTACTCTCGCTTTACCCAAACGCTGGGATTTTTCTATCTCTCGAATTTCACAGACGTTGTTCATACGTCCAACTCTTGCTACTTTGCGATTCTTCTCCAAAGACCCTGATGGCGAAGATCTTCTGGTCACCGCTGGCAAAGAGCTGCTGCACCCAGTTGCGCCCCGTCCACTGCATTTTCAGCCTCCCTCCGACATACAGTCGGCTCTGTCGGGTGTTGCCGCGTTTGTCCTGAGTGTCGTCGCGGACGTGATTGGTGCATTTATGGATCCCGTTAAAATGAAAAAATGGTTTTCCGCAATGTCGGCCTTCCGGGCGTACTTACAAGCATCCGGTGTAGGTGCAGAATTGGAGGAATCCCTCATCAAACCTCTTTGGAGAGGGCGGCTTCTAGACAACCTAAAGATTCTCAATGACTGCCAAGAAATCTTAGACGAGGACCGTACGAAACTTGCGAATGACCTTGATTCAGAGGTAAGCTCGGAAGACCTCGTCGTCGGTTGCAGCATGATGCGTTTCGCCACCGCCGCGTATGGTGTTGAAATGGTTCGCTCGGCAATTGATCGCGAAGCGAATTACGAACATGTCAACAGTGAGCGAAAGGCCATTGCATTTCACTGCAATATCCCAACCGAGGACGTCAAGTATATTTATATCCAGCCAGGAGACGAAATGCACACGATGCGTCATTTCATTGCGGTCGATGAAAAGACCAAATCCGTCGTTCTCGCCATCCGGGGAACGTTATCAATTTCCGGTGCCTTGGCGGACATGCAAGCTATGGATTTTGATTTTTGTGGCGGCAAGGCACACATGGGTATAGCGGAACAAGCCAATTTACTTTGGCAGAAAACAGGACAACGCCTCCGCAGGATCGCTTCCGCATACTCGGAAGAATACCGAATCATTTTTACGGGACATTCGCTTGGAGGAGGTGCCGCGTGCCTATTGCACGTGAAAGTGCACACAGAGAATCTGTTGCCGACGAGACAGGTCTACTGCTACGGCTTTGCACCCCCACCAACATATTGCAAGGGTAGCACTCCTTCGCCAGGTCTGGAAATGGCCGTCAAGAACTGTGTATGCTTTGTGCACGATAACGACTGTGTTCCACTTCTGAGTGTGGCATCCATCCGTCGTCTGGCTTGCCTTATGGATGCGGTTGACAATTGCACGGAAAATCTCTGGTTCACGACACGTTTCCGAATCTTTTGGGAGTTTGTCAAGGTCCCTGGCGATATCGTCAAAACTGTCTGCAGCGTTAAGCATGACTCGAAGGCAGTCGTTGGTGAGTCAGCCATGGTCATCCCAGCCCGTTGCATTGtttggatgaagaagaccTTAAGTGGACGTTTTGAGGCCCTTGCGTGTAGTTCAAAAGCCATGGCCTCCATGAATATCTTTGTCTGCCAAGATATGATTGCTGATCACATGCCAGAGCAATACGAGGATGCCCTAGACAGTCTTGTAGCTAGAAGGTTTCAAGAGCAACTGTAG
- a CDS encoding predicted protein → MKISQSALSVLLLCTSAAAFVPSRPTLSRISTTSTIANAATKQDADIAVPYDAAARLAYDEWRNKYSKGDFDATRYEFFKNNYETITIANVVAKKEAREQKKDAVPLMTLNEFGDFSEEEFKARQSGDKPAASDTKTISTGDVLGKAVAAAEKQSEASGALKEAADALAEDEEALAQKLGLQSVEELEVAIDSLEGIAADGGELDKENLSREARVRAAYLNWCKEYKKEPDEDRFLAFSDNFLVMEKFAQDTGKEMALNEYADLTETEYKEKFATKSKPKKETTPAVSKNATPSSKVKVAEVVKNLFTPAVETPAEKVERETRAKAIAEQRKAQEAADATRRQDIEKERAERQKQQDQELAKAKTTTEQAVIAAAKEEAEREAQKNAARRKIEQQAAEQARQKAREWDEKQKKMSVSSTQSLKKTEPKPAPTLDLSSFFPTPAPQKEAAPDPAKAKVEAPKKKAPSTPSFGSFFSPPSPKTVPAPKAAPAPVPTPVKTKKPTVKSSPTFNLGSFFAPSPAPKQKEAPQPAPIVESEEVDVADPVTEAFNSFFGSGKKKTEPKPSPAPAPVKKAPVKSNPTFSFFSPPTPAPAPKPAPAPVPSKANPTFSFFSPPKPAPTKKEEPKVPNRPGTLSLFDFSPKPGPEKEDKPKMSNRPGTLSLFGSGTPNKDPKPEKRVQPKVPNRKGTISLFGGNAKTPTPAPQKKKEPVKRPTLSLFGSPKKKEPEIAPEPVKQKQAFSFFGGGGGSKSAAAPKDKIPVLSRWKQNPNGSITGIISNSPNFRSGTEITTSPVKRGAKAGSVIKTGSGSQYRLS, encoded by the exons ATGAAGATTTCGCAATCCGCACTCAGtgtgttgctgttgtgcaCTTCGGCGGCGGCCTTCGTGCCGTCACGTCCGACGCTATCCCGCATTTCCACGACGTCTACGATCGCCAACGCGGCGACGAAGCAGGACGCCGATATTGCGGTACCGTACGACGCTGCAGCGCGTTTGGCCTACGACGAATGGCGCAACAAATACAGTAAGGGAGATTTCGACGCTACACGATAcgaatttttcaaaaacaactACGAAACCATTACTATTGCCAACGTTGTagccaaaaaggaagcccGGGAGCAGAAGAAGGACGCCGTCCCACTCATGACACTCAACGAGTTTGGGGACTTTTCCGAAGAGGAATTTAAAGCTCGCCAAAGTGGAGACAAACCAGCCGCCTCCGATACGAAGACTATATCGACGGGTGACGTGCTCGGCAAGGCCGTAGCTGCAGCGGAAAAGCAATCGGAAGCCAGTGGAGCGCTGAAGGAAGCAGCCGACGCGTtggcggaagacgaagag GCTCTGGCACAGAAGCTTGGACTGCAGTCGGTGGAGGAGTTGGAAGTGGCGATCGATAGTCTCGAAGGCATTGCTGCCGACGGTGGGGAGCTGGATAAGGAAAATCTGTCTCGCGAGGCCCGTGTACGAGCCGCCTACTTGAACTGGTGTAAGGAATACAAAAAGGAACCAGACGAGGATCGCTTTCTCGCCTTTTCCGACAATTTTCTCGTCATGGAAAAATTTGCACAAGACACGGGTAAGGAAATGGCACTTAACGAGTACGCGGACTTGACTGAAACAGAGTACAAGGAAAAATTTGCCACGAAGAGCAAACCTAAAAAGGAGACCACGCCCGCCGTTAGTAAGAACGCTACTCCTTCCAGCAAAGTCAAAGTAGCGGAGGTTGTGAAAAATCTGTTCACCCCTGCCGTAGAGACTCCGGCAGAGAAGGTGGAACGGGAAACACGCGCCAAGGCGATTGCCGAGCAGCGCAAAGCCCAGGAAGCTGCTGATGCGACTCGTCGTCAGGACATTGAGAAGGAGCGTGCCGAGCgccaaaagcagcaagaCCAGGAACTTGCAAAAGCGAAGACAACGACGGAGCAAGCTGTCATTGCAGCGGCGAAGGAAGAAGCGGAACGGGAAGCTCAGAAGAACGCGGCACGTCGAAAGATTGAACAGCAAGCGGCGGAGCAAGCTCGACAAAAGGCACGGGAATGGgacgaaaaacaaaagaagatgTCCGTCTCCTCCACGCAGTCGCTGAAGAAGACCGAGCCCAAGCCTGCACCCACTTTGGATTTGAGCTCTTTCTTTCCCACTCCGGCGCCGCAAAAGGAGGCAGCCCCTGATCCAGCAAAGGCCAAAGTAGAAGCcccgaagaaaaaggcgcCCTCTACTCCCAGTTTTGGAAGCTTCTTCTCACCTCCATCCCCGAAAACGGTCCCCGCACCCAAAGCGGCTCCCGCTCCAGTGCCTACGCCTGTGAAAACTAAAAAACCTACCGTGAAATCTTCACCAACATTCAACTTAGGTTCTTTCTTTGCGCCGTCCCCGGCGCCGAAACAGAAGGAAGCTCCTCAGCCCGCCCCGATTGTGGAATCGGAAGAAGTTGATGTTGCCGACCCTGTTACGGAGGCTTTCAACTCTTTTTTTGGATCgggaaaaaagaagacagAGCCAAAGCCCTCTCCGGCTCCAGCCCCCGTCAAGAAAGCTCCTGTCAAGTCGAACCCaactttttcatttttttctCCTCCCACACCAGCTCCCGCACCGAAGCCAGCCCCAGCACCTGTACCGAGTAAAGCAAATCcaacattttctttcttttcccCTCCTAAGCCGGCTCCCACCAAGAAAGAGGAGCCCAAGGTACCCAACCGACCCGGTACACTGAGCTTATTCGATTTTTCTCCCAAGCCTGGCCCCGAGAAGGAGGATAAACCTAAGATGTCCAATCGACCGGGTACTCTGAGTTTGTTTGGATCTGGCACTCCCAATAAGGACCCTAAGCCGGAGAAAAGGGTACAACCAAAGGTCCCCAACCGCAAAGGGACCATCAGTTTGTTTGGCGGTAACGCCAAAACGCCGACCCCCGCTCCGCAAAAAAAGAAGGAACCGGTTAAGAGACCAACTCTTTCGCTATTCGGTTCCcccaagaagaaagaacCGGAAATCGCTCCGGAGCCGGTCAAACAAAAACaggccttttcctttttcggtGGAGGCGGTGGTTCCAAATCTGCAGCAGCACCCAAGGATAAGATTCCTGTGTTGAGTCGTTGGAAGCAAAATCCCAACGGTTCCATTACTGGTATCATCAGCAATTCTCCCAATTTCCGCAGCGGGACGGAGATTACTACATCCCCCGTCAAACGGGGAGCCAAGGCAGGGAGCGTAATCAAGACGGGGTCCGGTTCGCAGTATCGACTTTCGtaa
- a CDS encoding predicted protein produces the protein MVRTRSNSKSTPPSQPNEPHDDNDDGSSRNESDDDIPKPVSSDSESDDTQPPTTLPGNTSVLPGTGTSRLFSPYRSLGVVSTGAPFHLIPHDHSGNAMVCVPIGDRFQLLRTDRLHPVLVSQAVPHDVQHVVTDATLSITVAAHGDRHVTLLHRTRPLATRALAASTRWRTVQLLPLGRTPVPMRGEKQGTMENAAIVAAILQRAPTVRDDVPLVGQDDDDDDNDDSESLDSDDNDDETTCLGQVVVLLATRDSIAIQRRIRLTALPNFRPTTALHPSTYLNKIVLGGTNQPNQDTPSSPAMCLLNVRSARIIHVFAGLPSETEESSVTTLEQSPAVDTIAVGTSSGNVHLINLRHDQKLFTLRHKTHDGNNVGISSISFRTDHSALQYDIAPMAVGRVDGHITIWDLTAPTEIESGRTVLHEMEHVHVGGVAKIQYLPQEPLLVSIGLASNRIAMHIFDSPDHSARLLRSRQGHTGPPTRIRYLHPGSGAGGGVLVNASDGTDASACQILSSGGPDRTLRVFSTARTVLDKEYSQGAGLEKKARKFGMDTVAELLLPPTIGLATAESRARDWGDLVTIHRDHAFAYVWSTKRGAQSGPILRQSTWNVSAMKIPPPPHTHATAVAMSACGNFALVGTRGGTIYKYNVQSGNARGMYPIQAKEDSKPRRQVVAGDLGRTMKSLENSMKVSNRAANVDKKELDAEQEAKRESRILAKLQAASHTGHSVTGLAVDSVNKVLISVGADAKLILWNFASHAPHKKSPYTLPCPATRMCHVRDSDLAAIALEDYSVVLFDCAALSIVRRFGATGGHVGPISDLGFSPDGRSLFTASLDSSLRVWDVPTNTCVDWLSFSTAPTSLTISPTGEFLATTHKGKLGISVWSDRTYYQTVNIDGTPLKEPARMDEPVPMADDAPSQTYTASKPSEERVPTGNESEVDGVDDKGPALPKEAGLITLSGLPPAHWKNLFHLELVKERNKPKEAPQKPPSAPFFLQWRSGESISETVANPQLASKSKQNVSEEEEWVAAWTDNDDDEAKVDVPEASGLVKRDHEKVEKEAASSKRRKVTRYRSALASLLEQCNNRASGSNQKRFQLVTDHIGKLGPSAIDVELSTLCSGLHDLEEGLPLLQLTCYWLLEALQSRERYDAVNAYLHRFLHLHASVIVGIDEFYRGDDQPLRVKHSEQERIELETQRDQRIRLLESITELHDAQKSASEALQNKMQNTLCLLRHFSRMI, from the coding sequence ATGGTTCGGACCCGTTCCAATTCGAAATCAACACCCCCATCGCAACCCAACGAACCccatgacgacaacgacgatggtTCCTCTCGAAACGAATCGGACGATGATATTCCCAAACCCGTCAGTTCCGACAGCGAAAGTGACGACACGCAGCCTCCGACAACACTTCCGGGAAACACGTCTGTGCTTCCGGGCACCGGCACGTCCCGTCTCTTTAGTCCCTACCGCAGTCTCGGCGTCGTCTCCACCGGGGCCCCCTTTCACTTGATACCGCACGATCACTCCGGCAACGCCATGGTCTGTGTACCCATCGGTGATCGTTTCCAATTACTCCGCACGGACCGACTCCATCCCGTCCTCGTCAGTCAAGCCGTGCCGCACGATGTACAGCACGTCGTCACCGACGCCACCCTCAGTATTACCGTCGCCGCGCACGGCGACCGCCACGTCACGCTCCTACACCGCACCCGACCCCTCGCGACCCGCGCGTTGGCCGCTAGTACACGCTGGAGGACGGTGCAGCTCTTGCCCCTGGGACGGACACCGGTACCGATGCGTGGCGAAAAACAAGGTACCATGGAGAACGCCGCCATTGTCGCCGCGATTCTGCAACGCGCACCGACCGTACGGGATGATGTTCCCCTCGTTGGacaagacgatgatgacgatgacaacgatgacagtgaatcgctggacagtgacgacaatgacgacgaaacgaCGTGCCTGGGGCAAGTGGTTGTTTTGCTGGCCACCCGAGACTCGATTGCGATTCAGAGACGGATTCGCTTGACCGCTTTGCCCAACTTTCGACCCACGACCGCGTTGCATCCCTCCACATATCTCAACAAGATCGTTCTGGGCGGAACCAATCAACCCAACCAGGATACTCCCTCTTCTCCCGCCATGTGCTTGTTGAACGTGCGATCGGCCCGAATCATTCACGTATTTGCTGGTCTTCCCTCGGAAACCGAAGAATCGTCCGTCACTACCTTGGAACAGTCTCCCGCCGTCGATACGATTGCCGTCGGAACCTCGTCAGGGAACGTTCACTTGATCAATTTGCGTCACGATCAGAAACTGTTTACGCTCCGTCACAAAACCCACGACGGAAATAACGTCggcatttcttccatctccTTTCGGACGGATCATTCCGCCTTGCAGTACGATATCGCTCCAATGGCAGTGGGACGAGTGGATGGACACATTACCATCTGGGACTTGACGGCACCTACCGAGATAGAGTCGGGTCGCACCGTGCTGCACGAAATGGAACACGTGCACGTTGGCGGTGTTGCCAAAATCCAATACCTTCCCCAGGAACCCTTGCTGGTCTCCATTGGACTCGCGTCCAATCGTATCGCGATGCATATTTTCGATAGTCCCGACCATTCCGCTCGCTTGTTGCGCTCCCGCCAAGGCCATACCGGTCCACCCACACGGATACGTTACCTACATCCCGGATCAGGCGCCGGAGGCGGCGTCCTCGTGAACGCGTCTGACGGAACGGACGCGAGTGCCTGTCAAATTCTTTCCTCTGGTGGACCCGATCGGACGTTGCGCGTCTTTTCTACCGCCCGTACCGTGCTCGACAAAGAATACAGTCAGGGGGCAGGGCTGGAAAAGAAAGCCCGCAAATTCGGTATGGACACGGTCGCGGAACTGCTCCTACCACCCACCATTGGCTTGGCCACGGCGGAATCGCGCGCTCGTGATTGGGGTGACTTGGTGACAATTCACCGGGATCACGCTTTTGCCTACGTGTGGAGCACTAAGCGGGGCGCCCAGTCTGGGCCAATCTTGCGGCAGTCGACGTGGAACGTAAGTGCCATGAAGattccaccaccgccgcacACGCACGCCACGGCGGTCGCCATGTCTGCCTGTGGAAACTTCGCTTTGGTGGGGACACGAGGTGGAACGATCTACAAGTATAACGTCCAGAGTGGGAATGCTCGGGGAATGTATCCGATTCAAGCAAAGGAAGATAGCAAGCCGAGAAGACAGGTTGTAGCGGGAGATCTCGGGCGTACCATGAAATCGTTGGAAAATAGCATGAAAGTCAGCAATCGGGCTGCCAATGTGGACAAGAAAGAACTCGATGCCGAGCAAGAAgcgaaacgggaaagtcgtATTTTGGCAAAGTTGCAAGCAGCATCCCACACGGGTCATTCCGTAACAGGATTAGCGGTAGATTCGGTAAACAAGGTCCTCATATCGGTAGGGGCGGATGCAAAACTTATATTGTGGAACTTTGCATCGCATGCTCCGCACAAGAAAAGCCCGTACACTTTACCATGTCCCGCCACTCGAATGTGCCACGTGCGTGATTCAGACTTGGCAGCCATTGCTTTGGAGGACTACTCTGTTGTGTTGTTCGATTGTGCAGCCCTGTCGATTGTTCGTCGTTTTGGAGCTACTGGTGGTCACGTTGGACCAATTAGTGACCTAGGATTTAGTCCAGACGGCCGCAGTCTCTTTACTGCATCGCtggattcttctttgcgGGTATGGGATGTACCTACCAACACGTGCGTCGACTGGCTCAGCTTCTCGACGGCTCCGACGTCTTTGACGATCAGTCCAACGGGTGAGTTTCTAGCGACAACACATAAGGGAAAACTCGGTATCAGTGTTTGGAGCGACCGAACCTACTATCAAACCGTAAACATTGACGGCACACCACTAAAGGAACCTGCGCGCATGGACGAACCGGTGCCCATGGCCGATGATGCTCCTTCACAAACATACACAGCAAGTAAACCGAGCGAGGAAAGAGTGCCTACCGGTAACGAAAGTGAAGTGGACGGGGTTGACGATAAAGGCCCCGCCCTACCCAAAGAAGCTGGACTCATCACGCTCTCTGGACTGCCACCTGCCCACTGGAAGAATCTGTTTCACCTGGAACTCGTTAAGGAGCGCAACAAGCCCAAGGAAGCCCCCCAAAAGCCTCCTTCGGCACCGTTTTTCCTCCAATGGCGTTCGGGTGAGTCGATCAGCGAAACTGTTGCCAATCCTCAGTTGGCTTCCAAATCCAAACAAAACGTAAGTGAGGAAGAGGAGTGGGTTGCGGCTTGGACTGAtaatgatgatgacgaagcaAAAGTCGATGTGCCTGAAGCAAGTGGACTAGTCAAACGAGACCACGAGAAAGTTGAAAAGGAAGCTGCGTCCtccaaaagacgaaaagTTACACGCTATCGTTCAGCACTGGCGTCTCTTCTGGAACAATGTAACAACAGGGCTTCTGGATCGAATCAGAAACGCTTCCAGTTGGTTACCGACCATATAGGGAAGCTTGGACCATCCGCGATTGACGTCGAACTTTCCACTCTTTGCAGTGGATTGCATGATTTGGAAGAGGGCCTTCCATTGTTACAGCTCACCTGTTACTGGTTGTTGGAAGCTTTACAGTCACGCGAACGGTACGATGCCGTTAATGCGTACTTACATCGCTTTCTGCACCTGCATGCATCGGTTATTGTTGGTATCGACGAATTTTACCGTGGGGATGATCAACCGCTACGCGTGAAACATTCCGAGCAAGAACGAATTGAGTTGGAGACACAACGTGACCAACGGATCCGCCTACTTGAGTCCATCACAGAGCTACACGATGCGCAAAAATCGGCTTCAGAAGCGCTCCAGAACAAGATGCAAAATACGCTCTGCCTCTTGCGGCACTTTTCTCGGATGATCTAG
- a CDS encoding predicted protein, with translation MVWVRMHPEHAKVLHAAGYGVAVWIAIYFVLIHVWVVWKWQSLTAITVDASHRIGDPGDWDLHAACQEHERVLEEIETLIEELEDARDRIPHQVQNLHEAVEELEVARETFDSFSVPSLSQLLTTTLASPEDSVSLDGLAQVWNRSTLGVLAPDSLDEFNYFMDAARDNLYQHWDNSDTVDWLPLVRLFQQTARTEPPAEPACGDTPVVPDAADLATPQDLVHEIALLRASIQNRRQREGFVVLQPSTKARLDGILARDVQAWIQYGPARTSDKETRYEGEINSSCVSTPLVLPWIEAGLDALHRGQDLNTALLRAVARDDYDPSTLILDAVWTPATPAVRDGPSTLNLRTLLDRPLTHQLSHVLDRVVDATGGYIDALDQRVDALPVDWVSQFLTTVRKAAGRVNVPVPDKLRRALAV, from the coding sequence ATGGTTTGGGTCCGCATGCACCCCGAGCACGCCAAAGTGCTGCACGCCGCCGGCTACGGCGTCGCCGTGTGGATCGCTATTTACTTCGTTCTCATTCACGTTTGGGTGGTTTGGAAATGGCAATCGTTGACGGCGATTACGGTGGATGCATCACACCGGATAGGGGATCCGGGAGACTGGGATCTGCACGCTGCGTGTCAGGAACACGAGCGGGTGTTagaagaaatcgaaacaCTCATTGAGGAATTGGAGGACGCGCGAGATCGCATCCCACATCAAGTCCAAAATCTTCACGAAGCTGTAGAGGAATTGGAAGTCGCGCGTGAGACCTTCGACTCATTCTCGGTACCTTCCTTGTCCCAGCTTTTGACGACGACCTTGGCATCCCCAGAGGACTCGGTTTCCCTCGATGGTTTAGCCCAGGTTTGGAACCGTTCCACTTTGGGAGTCTTGGCTCCCGATTCGCTGGATGAGTTCAATTACTTCATGGACGCGGCACGGGATAATCTTTACCAACACTGGGATAATTCGGATACGGTCGATTGGCTGCCGCTCGTGCGCTTGTTTCAGCAAACCGCTCGGACCGAACCACCCGCGGAGCCAGCGTGCGGTGACACCCCGGTTGTCCCGGACGCGGCCGATCTCGCCACACCACAAGATTTGGTCCACGAAATCGCCCTGTTGCGTGCATCCATACAAAATCGGCGGCAACGAGAAGGTTTCGTCGTACTCCAACCCTCCACCAAAGCCCGCCTCGACGGTATTCTCGCCCGTGACGTCCAAGCCTGGATACAATACGGACCCGCCCGAACGTCCGACAAGGAGACTAGATACGAGGGCGAGATCAATTCGTCCTGCGTCTCTACGCCTTTGGTCTTGCCCTGGATCGAAGCCGGCTTGGACGCTCTCCACCGCGGCCAGGATCTCAATACCGCCCTGCTCCGCGCCGTGGCCCGTGACGACTACGACCCGTCCACGCTGATTCTCGACGCCGTCTGGACTCCGGCCACGCCCGCCGTACGCGATGGGCCCTCCACCTTGAATTTACGGACCCTGTTGGATCGACCACTCACGCACCAATTGTCCCACGTCCTGGATCGCGTGGTGGACGCCACCGGAGGATATATCGACGCGTTGGATCAACGCGTAGACGCCCTCCCCGTGGACTGGGTTTCTCAATTCCTCACGACTGTCCGAAAGGCGGCAGGACGAGTGAACGTGCCCGTACCAGACAAGCTGCGACGGGCCCTCGCTGTCTAG
- a CDS encoding predicted protein, which yields MTNLDEILGTRLQIPVADAIAVHGDENVKFVDGSWWLPNQNRNARQEFEIGPRIRGAIFLDIDDVANKGASSNPKNLPHMMPSAKLFSAAMDAMSIVNKDHLIVYGQEGCPYLHRAWYQFICMGHDNSKVHLLEGSFQDWEEADGPVDISAKNARNIMDMDRVRQICDNTSEEDTNNVTIVDARSPDRFYGRVDEPRPGLRLGHMPGAKNVFFMDLLNANHPSQLKAIADLEKVFSKAGVNVYGSNRIVASCGSGATACTIVAALTACGRDPSTLYVYDGSWTEWGADPGVPITKED from the exons ATGACAAATCTAGACGAGATCCTAGGCACACGCTTGCAAATTCCGGTCGCGGACGCCATTGCGGTACACGGTGACGAGAACGTCAAGTTTGTTGACGGCTCGTGGTGGCTACCGAACCAAAACCGCAACGCTCGCCAAGAATTTGAAATTGGTCCTCGCATTCGCGGCGCAATTTTTCTCGACAtcgacgacgttgccaaCAAGGGCGCTTCCAGCAATCCGAAAAATCTGCCGCACATGATGCCATCAGCGAAGCTGTTCAGTGCCGCTATGGATGCTATGTCGATCGTCAACAAAGATCATTTGATTGTGTACGGCCAAGAGGGATGTCCCTACCTGCACCGTGCCTGGTATCAGTTCATCTGTATGGGGCATGATAACTCAAAAGTTCACTTATTGGAAGGTTCCTTTCAAGATTGGGAAGAAGCCGACGGACCCGTCGACATCTCCGCAAAGAAC GCACGAAATATCATGGATATGGATCGCGTTCGTCAGATTTGTGATAATACCAGTGAAGAGGATACTAACAATGTAACCATTGTCGATGCACGCTCCCCGGATCGCTTTTACGGCCGTGTCGACGAGCCTCGTCCCGGTCTCAGACTTGGTCACATGCCGGGTGCGAAAAACGTGTTTTTCATGGATCTCTTGAATGCCAACCATCCGTCGCAGCTCAAAGCCATAGCAGATTTAGAAAAGGTATTCTCAAAAGCTGGGGTAAATGTTTACGGCTCGAACCGTATCGTGGCGTCGTGTGGAAGTGGAGCAACGGCGTGCACCATAGTGGCGGCTCTGACAGCTTGCGGTCGCGACCCGTCAACTCTTTACGTGTATGATGGATCGTGGACAGAATGGGGCGCCGATCCAGGCGTGCCCATCACAAAAGAAGACTGA